The nucleotide window TCGTTTAGGCTTCAACTTTCAATTGATAACTATAGACTGCGGGCAGTaaggaaaataaacaaaagtcaTCAGACAAGTGGTGATGTAAAATATTTCTCTATCTATTTCCTGAATTTTTATTACACAGGGATACCAAAGCACTGGTGCAGGAATGCCAACAAAGGATCCCATTCCAGATTACAAGCTCATAAAAGCCTCAGAAGAGAATGGATGTATTAATATACAGTTTGAAAGGATCGATACTACAGAAGGGGACGACAAAGATGTTCAGTTTACGGTAAGAAGTGAGAAACATTTTATATTCAGTGTTAAAAACAGGGAAGATACAAAATGAACACAATTATATAGGACAGATGCATCACAGGAACTGAATGGGACTGGCCTCACTCTCTTTTAATTTACTACAATTTTCAGACTGTTAGGTTCAGTCTCCCTTTTCCTTTAAAACTGTCTCACGAGTTGGGGTTTGTGGCTAAAGCAGCTTCGAGCGACCGATACAGCTCAAAGAATGGGCAGATTCTTACGGTTAATTCAGAATCCTAGCTGCTGTCTGTTCTCTTTTTGATCTTCAGGGTAACAGCGAAGTTTGGATAGTTAGGGCTTGGCAGAATAACTACGACGCTCCCTTGGGTCTCAACTCAATCTTGAAACACCGCCACACAGGAGTGTCAACAAAAAAGTACAACTTGATCAAGGAGGCAACAGCAAATGGCATGAAGAAGATTTAAGCCTATCAACCAGAGCAGAAGTGGATAGGTTGCGCAATGTCGCAACTTCCCAGAATCGACTGTAGTAGTCGACAACCGCAACAAAATGACTGCCGCCCCATATGAATGCGCCCGTACCAACGACTTGGCATGGGTACTGGGGGATTTTGTGTGGCACCATCGGTTCCCGTGCATTACTGTGGCGTAGTTCTGTAGACAAACTGCGTAGCTGGAAACTACATCCCCTATCTGTTTACTCATGCCAGGCCAATAGACTTGCTCGCGAATTCTTAGTTTGCTTCTCTCTATCCCGAGGTGTCCTTGGTGGATCTGACGTAGCACTTCTTTACGTAGACGTGGGGATATAACGATGGCTTTGCCCTTAAAGATGAGACCGCCAGCGGTGTTCAGTTCGTCTTTGACTGCCCAGTATTCGCGCACATCCTTGGGTGAGCTTTGCTTGCTAATGATGGAGACTAAAGGTCTGTGTCAGTTTCCACAGTCACTTCCTTTGCCTAGATATATTGGTGGAACCGTTCAACACCAAACACTATCGCCAAAAGTTCCTTCTCTATTTGAGCGTATCTTCACTCAATCTTTGTGAGGGATCGCAAAGCATACGCGATTGAGAACCGTCTTGTACTAGCACAGCTCCGAGACCTGACTTACAGGCGTCGACTTGCAAGCCAACTGGCTTCTTGGGATCATAATACCGCAGAACGCCGGAGCTGGTTTCCGTTAAAACTTTCTTGATAGCGACGAGTGACTGCTCATGACACTCAGTCCAGTGCCATGCAACATGTTTCTTGAGAAGTTCACGTAGGAGCGCTGTAACTTCCGAAATGTCACGTGAAAACTTCGCAACGTAATTGACCATGCCCAGAAGTCTCTGCACGCCTTGCTTATCCTCTGGCCTTGGCATTTTAGTGACTGCCTCAATTTTTGATGTATCTTGCCTCACTCCGTCACCCGTTAGTACGTGACCAATGTAGAGCACCTTAGGTTGCCTGATCTTTGACTTGTCAGAGTTAAGCTTCAGGTTGCATTCTCTCGTTCGTTGCAGGAGACTGACAAGCCTCTCGTCGTCAGGCTGCTGTGTTCGTCCCCATACCAAGATGTCGTCTATATCTGTCTCGACACCTGGTAGATCTCCAAGCAATTCATGGAGCCTCTTATGGCACACTTCTTGAGCACTGTGGATCCCAAACGGCAAGCGCGTAAAACGGTATCTGCCGAAAACAGTGCTGAATGTCGTCAGAAGGGAGCTTTCCTCATCGAGGGGAATCTGCCAAAACCCAGACCTGGCGTCAAGCGTGGAGAAGTATTTTGCTCCACTCAGCTGCTCGGGAACGGTGTTCGAAGAGATTCCGCTAACAATTCTACTGCATATGAGATCGTCTTTGAGTTCGCCCCACTCACATGATGCGGCGAGAGTTCGCAGTTCCGTGACGAACTGGTCTATTGACTCGTCAGGCTGTTGGTCTCTCGTAAGGAAACGATGGCGATCGACGACAAGATTCCTTCTAGGTTTGCAATAAGCTTCAAACTTTTCGAACAAAATCTTCGCAGTGACGATGTCCGTCCCGTCTTCTGCTCTCTCGAACTCAAAAGTATCTTTAACTTCTTGCCCATCTTTGCCTATCATACACATAAAGATTGCGACTCTCTAGATCTCTGCTTCAGATTTCCCTGAGCACGTTGCTGCTAGAAAATACTCCATTCCGCGTCTCCAACGCCGCCACATTTCTGAGACATCATTTGGACACGTGAAGTCTATTTCTCCCGGTCCTTTGATCTCGTTCATCTTGAATCTGCTGTTTGGAAAAGGGGGGAAAACTGACACCATGTAATATATTGGTTCAAAGACCAAACGCGTTCACTGAACACAAGACTTTCTTTTAATCATCCAAAAACTCGTACACGTGGTCTGCTGCCACTTGCACATCAGTGCGCGTGCGTAACATTAGACGCATATACTACACCAGGGTATACGTGGATATACCTaagtatacatgggtatacacaTGGGTATTCAAGGGTATgcaagggtatacaagggtatacatgggtatactagggtatagaggttttgcacggcagccgtGTTAGATGACAtaaacaatagattctttttcccattggAACAAATGTTCTACAAGGGTATACTACCGGTAACtatagggtatacaagggtatacgagcgtatacaagggtataccaGGGTATTATAGGGTATACAAGGATATACAGGGGTATATAACGGTATACAAGGgcatactagggtatacaagggtatactagggtacaCTAGCtaagggtatacaagggtatacaacGGTATACTAGGGTATGTTAGGGTATAAAGGGgaatactagggtatacaagggtatactaggATAAACAAGGGTGTAAAATGGTGTACAAGGGTATACACTATACAGGGGTATACAACGATATGCAGGGGTACACAAGGATATACAtaggtatacaagggtataccagcgtatacatgggtataccgGGGTTTacaatccatcaaatattttcgctcgcgcacgattggtctaaacgcgtcacgtgggcgaatattccccagctaaaatatccgaggatattccccaatttttaaaaccgatgggtaataaacacaatagcctcaatttgacTGCGAAAGTattcgaagctcacagttttcctcgagcttcgccttcggaaaactgttcgcttctcggaacagataatgtccgcggacaaatatccgagcatattttcgcgccaaatgaaggctattgtttatataaaagggtatactagggtatgcTAGAGTACacaagggtatactagggtatactagggtgtAAGAGGGTATGCAGAGGTATACAAGGGTATGCAgaggtatacaagggtatacaagggtacaCATGGGTATGCAAGGGTacacatgggtatactagggtatacattaGTATACATGGGTATGCAGTTgagtatacatgggtatacagtTGAGTATTCATATTTAGAAGAAACCAAACGTCGGTTTCGTACGCTTCTAAAGAAGCACTAAAAAACAGTATTTCTTTGCAAAGAGAAAAACTCGGCTTTGTCGGAACATGCTTAAACCCCATTACTAGAATAAACGCTCATTGGTGAGCGTATAACAGCAGTCGGGAAACATCTTTAGATCACCCCTGATGAAGACATCAAACATTAGTGTCAAAACGTTGGGTgttgaatcgtaactttttaagttgcattcaatTTAAGCCTGAGgagcatcaaactatgtctgattgtccatcTGGTTGCTGCGTAAACTGCAATCTACTGCATTGTTTCTTTGTGTGTATTTGTATGTAGTATAGCATAAAggtatattatacaactatcccccaaaggggaggtgaatagtggaggatatataccgagacgcgaatatttacaacatcaaatggataaaaaaatgctgtttcattaatggccacaatttcttcttctgaaacgtTCGCGAAACgacacgccatttttctctccgttcgcaaaacagagaatatccaaggatattccaagttacgggagccaatcaaaacgcgcgaaaattgctatccactgacttggtaaatactaaatggAAAGATATACGGGCGCCAACTGTGGGCTAAGCAACCTACCTGGTTCCCAGTGTCTCTCTTCACCTCGCGGGTTACAGGAGAGACCCTGCGAACAGGGACGTCTCGTGAGCCTAACATGAATGCTTTACCAGACAAGCTTGGAGTGAGAAATGGCAGATTGTGAAGGCAGTAGCAGCGATGACGATGAGGATTACTTACCAGGTAAATATATTTGAGATTCTTAGCTCTCTAAATTGCAATAGAGCAACAGCAGTTCCCATTACACAAGCTTTCTTACAGATTGTGTGATATCgcattaattttttaacaaaaaatattgGCTTGCATGAGTTTTGCATTGAACGTTCTTTTTTGAAATCACAGAATTGTTGGCTAAGTGTAAAAAAAGACCtcaaagaaactttgaaatAGTACTTATTACATGACCACAATCAATTTCGGGATGGATCTGAAATAAATTTGCCTTCTTGTTTGGGAAATGATGTGACATGATGTGGTGTAAACCCTATCCAAAAACCATTGGAAGTGCGAGTTACTTATGAAAGAACCAATTAACATTTTCCCGGTCTCTGTTTGTGAGACTAATAGCAAGTACAATTTGAACCAAAATTGAACCAACAGCAAATGAAATAGAAACATCTTTAATAATCCAATTAAGCAACTGGTGTGGATTGCAGTTTGTTCCTATGGCATTGTCTAAGATTACATGCCATGCAGATCAAGAAGAGGAGGTTTTTGACTTTGTTTATAGACAAATTATGGTCACCACAACTGTGAAAATAGGCAGCAATATCACCAGTCCCCGTACTTTTTGACAATCCTGGACAATCCAGTCATTTTTCCATGGTTAATAATTAGTATAGGTAAATAGCATTATTTTTGGTGATATTTGGCAttaataccacgagtgatacttcaaaattgttttacataatttcatgAGCTGTTACGCGAGTGAAATTTggagcaattttgaaatatcactagTGGTATTAATGCCAAATATCACCTACAATTCATGCTTTTACATGTTTATACTACTGCATGGGAAATTCAGTCATCAAACGCCATGTACACGTTTAGTTTCgtcaagttgtttttctttgtaggcgagcaaattggtttttgaagttcttgtttttggccCAGCTGGTTCAGACATTGAGCTAGGTCAAAGTCTTTTCTCAGtataatttttggttttccaaattttcttttagttcttgaatgtTCAAAGTCTAGAAATCTTTCAGCCATTTTTGCATAACTCATGGAAGAAGATTAttattttggtgattttgggttaccatagtaactgcaatttttacatgtaggtatttcaaattaagctgaaatacatctgctctcagccaatcaaattgcagaaattttcCAGGAAGTAGTATAAATAatgtaatttctttctttccgGTTTTCGTCAATATATAATGCATGATTAACATTTACGCCACTTGCATTTTGCCACAATTGTATTTTAGAAGTTCCGTAATTAAGGTCATAGGTTAGAAAGATATATTACAataacttccttttttttcatagtGGGTAGGCATCAAGCTTCAGTTCAAGGTCCTTAAAGTATTTCGTGTCCTTAAAGTATTTCAGcggatatttttttcatttgtgtttatAAACACAGTAAGTACAGTAATTCTCATCCATAGGAAACATAGTATTGAAATCCCAACTGAAAATTAGATGTAAGTCATTGGCTAATTTGGTAACTTCAGATATTAGGAGTTGAATTTATGTTACAGATGAAAATGTGAGTGAAGATGACAGTGGGGATGGAGATAGTGCGAGTAAAAAGAGTACAACAACAGCAAGCAACAGCTCAAGAGTAAGGTTAGACCAACATCATTTATTTTTACTTGCAATGAGTTTGTAGCACCCAGAGAGTACTCCTACCCAAGTTAATTATCTTTCCAATGATGTACAAGGTGGCCATTCCAAAATATTATTACATGTTGATTTACAATATACAGTATAAGAAGgacataataattttatttgaacgGCAGTAAAGCACAAGGTCAACATTACCGTTGCAGTTTAAAGACTATTTAGGCAAAATTTGAGATTTGAATGGGATTCCTTTCAGGCATGAAATCTTCCCTAAATAGCATTGAAAACTGTGATGATCATGTCAACCTTGTAATCTTACTTGTTCTGCACACAGTGTATAAGCTTGTAACTGATTGTCAGCCTTCTTCAAGGAAAAAGGGTGGAATAaaacatgatgatgatgaagacaGCCACGATGACAGTGGTAGTGGAACAAACAGAAAGGAatgggaagaagaagaaatgttAATGAAACAACAAAAGGAAGAAGCTGCTAAGAAAGCAAGAGAGGAAGAAATATGGACTTCTTTTAAAAAGGACACATCATTTAAGCCAGCTTTGAAATCGACGTCATCAAAAACAGTAAGATGTGAtggtgttttgttttctttggatATTAAATGCCTGGTGTGTGTTTCAGTAGTATTGCAGACACTGTACAGGGGTCTTTGTAAGTCAGAACAAAGAACCAAAAGATGACAAAATGTGGTAGTGCACAGTGGAGAGAAGATGCAGAGAATCTGAtacaaataatatatatatttttgatCTCTACATGCCAGCTTCCATCCAGCTCAGACAGTAAAATGTCCATCACAAGAACTTATGATTTTGCTGGTGAAGCAATTAGGTGAGAAATTCCTCAGTCATAATTGCATTTTTCTAGCTAGAAATTCTGGATTCTCTGTGTGTCAACTAATGACTCCCCATGAATTTAGTTTACATACCAAATAAGAAGGATTATTGCTGTATATACCAGGACTTTCACCCAGCAAAacaagcattgtgattggttgattcttggtcacatgcccctgatcaaattcaaatgtaacaCGACCGGGATACAACTGCATAGTTGCTGCCTGTGCACCGACTAAAACAGCATGTGATCCGTGCATGACTAAATAAAAAATGATCTTCATCACATGCTCACGTCagcttgacttttgaattttgcaTCTTGTAGCCAAGAGGCCAGGAGACTGTGAACTTTAATGCAGGAGCATTTTCTGGAAAAAATGTTATGGTTGATTTTAACAATTCCAAAAGAGTATTTATGCCTTATTGAGTTtattaaagcctggtttccatatcgttgtatctgtcgtgtctgtcgtacgaaaaaaaattcataggacagatagaattcattctacctcgtacaaaaagttgtatctgtcgtttcttttgtattgagcatttgtacgggaggtttccataaagttgtcgctgtcctatgaatttttttcgtacacGACAGatacagatacaacgatatggaaaccaggcttaaagcattaatattattatattagctattacttttttATGTACTTCAAACATTTTCTCACTTAAGAAATtgtccttgattttgattggctagggtgggctaggtTGTTGAAGTTTATTGGCTATTGGCATAAACTGCTTAATTTTCATTGGCTGCTTAACCGTCTGGTTTTGCCTGTCAGATTACAAATGACGGTTCAAATtcgacagtttggacctgaaacactGAGACAGTGTAATTACTAAGCCTCAATGAAAGGCCTTTAACAACCAATTAGATTCAAGCATTTTCTTATTGACATAATAACGTGTCATAATAATTTCTTATTTATTCTTTATCGATAATACTATTTCTGAGTTGCAGGTATATTTGTTTTTCAGAGTTACAAAGACTGTGGATTTGAGTTCTGAAGAAGCCAAAAATGTTAAAAGGGATGAAGGCATAGAGAAGAATGAAGCAACAACATTGTTGAAGCCAGTGGGAATCAGTGGGTGGGCCCTACAAACTATAtgcttaatttttatctttcaatTGATCCATTAGACTTCAGCTATTAGAGTTCAGTTTTACAAGGGCATTTCATCTCTGACGTGGGAAGCTAAACTGATTGAAAGCAAACTGTGGTTCCTGATCTTTTTTAAAATCAGAATCAAGAGAAGTGGAGGGCTCACCAGTGTTCTTGggaaaatttcaaagaaaccCAAGATCAGTACTTTGGTAAGTATCACCATTTTAGGGAGGAGTGGGTCTGGGTATTTTCACaaccagggcccagttcctcaaaggccattaaccctggattagtggaaaatttaaattactatttctttaccgctaaagaagggtttcaacaaaattgtggctTAAAAAGGTTATacattacttttccttaaaccttaatcttgtgaaaaatccttctttcaGTGTTATACCTAGGTAGGGCCATTGACTCATCATTGGGATAATGAAACCCTGAGCCTAACCTTCACCCCAGCTAACGTGGGCTGCAGTAATAAATCAACTGAGGGAATTATTGAAGCC belongs to Acropora muricata isolate sample 2 chromosome 9, ASM3666990v1, whole genome shotgun sequence and includes:
- the LOC136927472 gene encoding craniofacial development protein 1-like isoform X2 codes for the protein MADCEGSSSDDDEDYLPDENVSEDDSGDGDSASKKSTTTASNSSRVRKKGGIKHDDDEDSHDDSGSGTNRKEWEEEEMLMKQQKEEAAKKAREEEIWTSFKKDTSFKPALKSTSSKTLPSSSDSKMSITRTYDFAGEAIRVTKTVDLSSEEAKNVKRDEGIEKNEATTLLKPVGIKSREVEGSPVFLGKFQRNPRSVLWRSQNLTGRHLKTRKELKMNYETLTKTGIWRNKHFFNEQMNDNLR
- the LOC136927472 gene encoding craniofacial development protein 1-like isoform X1, encoding MADCEGSSSDDDEDYLPDENVSEDDSGDGDSASKKSTTTASNSSRVRKKGGIKHDDDEDSHDDSGSGTNRKEWEEEEMLMKQQKEEAAKKAREEEIWTSFKKDTSFKPALKSTSSKTLPSSSDSKMSITRTYDFAGEAIRVTKTVDLSSEEAKNVKRDEGIEKNEATTLLKPVGISGIKRSGGLTSVLGKISKKPKISTLEKSKLDWETFKDQEGIEDELRNFNKDGYLEKQAFLQRADERQFEIEKDMRKGTRRK